One stretch of Amycolatopsis tolypomycina DNA includes these proteins:
- the serA gene encoding phosphoglycerate dehydrogenase: MSKPNKPVVLIAEKLAPSVLSVFGDEVEVRHVDGTDRSALLEAVKSADALLVRSATQVNAEVFAATTQLKVVARAGVGLDNVEVPAATERGVLVVNAPTSNIVSAAEHAVALLLAVARRVPAADQSLRGGEWKRSSFSGVELQGKTIGVVGLGKIGQLFAQRLAAFDTHLIAYDPYVSAARAAQLGIELVTLDELLTRADAISIHLPKTPETKGLIDAEALKKTKPGVIIVNAARGGLIVEEDLADALRSGHVGGAGVDVFVTEPTTSSPLFNLENVVVTPHLGASTAEAQDRAGTDVAKSVLLALRGDFVPDAVNVTGGGAVGEHVRPYLSLVQKLGQLLTALNPTSPASVTVQVKGEISNEDTGVLQLAALRGVFTGVVEDQVTFVNAPQLAEKLGVQVELETEPESPKFRSLVTVRAVHADGSVLTVSGSVTGLDEVEKLVEVNGRGFDLRAEGTVLLVEYPDRPGVMGRVGTLLGEAGINIEAAQISQTTDGSDAVMLLRVDRHIDAHLLEPIGASVGAHTIRAVDFN; this comes from the coding sequence GTGAGCAAGCCCAATAAGCCCGTCGTCCTCATCGCGGAAAAGCTCGCCCCTTCCGTGCTGAGTGTCTTCGGTGACGAGGTGGAGGTCCGGCACGTCGACGGCACGGACCGGTCCGCGCTGCTCGAGGCGGTGAAGAGCGCCGACGCGCTCCTGGTCCGCTCCGCCACCCAGGTGAACGCCGAGGTCTTCGCGGCCACCACGCAGCTCAAGGTCGTCGCCCGCGCCGGCGTCGGCCTCGACAACGTCGAGGTGCCCGCCGCCACCGAGCGCGGCGTCCTGGTCGTCAACGCGCCGACGTCGAACATCGTCTCCGCCGCCGAGCACGCCGTCGCGCTGCTGCTGGCGGTCGCCCGCCGCGTCCCGGCCGCCGACCAGAGCCTCCGCGGCGGCGAGTGGAAGCGCAGCTCGTTCTCCGGCGTCGAGCTGCAGGGCAAGACCATCGGTGTGGTCGGCCTCGGCAAGATCGGCCAGCTGTTCGCCCAGCGCCTCGCCGCCTTCGACACGCACCTCATCGCCTACGACCCCTACGTCTCGGCCGCCCGCGCCGCGCAGCTGGGCATCGAGCTCGTCACCCTCGACGAGCTGCTGACCCGCGCCGACGCCATCTCCATCCACCTGCCGAAGACGCCGGAGACCAAGGGCCTCATCGACGCCGAGGCGCTGAAGAAGACCAAGCCGGGCGTCATCATCGTCAACGCCGCCCGCGGCGGGCTCATCGTCGAGGAAGACCTGGCCGACGCGCTGCGCTCCGGCCACGTCGGCGGTGCCGGCGTCGACGTCTTCGTCACCGAGCCGACCACGTCCAGCCCGCTGTTCAACCTGGAGAACGTCGTCGTGACGCCGCACCTGGGCGCTTCGACGGCCGAGGCCCAGGACCGCGCGGGCACCGACGTCGCGAAGTCGGTGCTGCTGGCCCTGCGCGGCGACTTCGTGCCGGACGCGGTGAACGTCACCGGCGGCGGCGCGGTCGGCGAGCACGTCCGCCCGTACCTGTCCCTGGTCCAGAAGCTCGGCCAGCTCCTGACCGCGCTCAACCCGACGTCGCCGGCGTCGGTGACCGTGCAGGTCAAGGGCGAGATCTCGAACGAGGACACCGGCGTGCTGCAGCTGGCGGCGCTGCGCGGGGTGTTCACCGGCGTGGTCGAGGACCAGGTCACGTTCGTCAACGCGCCGCAGCTGGCGGAGAAGCTGGGCGTGCAGGTCGAGCTGGAGACCGAGCCGGAGAGCCCGAAGTTCCGCAGCCTGGTCACGGTGCGCGCGGTGCACGCCGACGGCTCGGTGCTGACCGTGTCGGGTTCGGTCACCGGCCTGGACGAGGTCGAGAAGCTGGTCGAGGTCAACGGCCGCGGCTTCGACCTGCGCGCCGAAGGCACCGTGCTGCTGGTCGAGTACCCGGACCGGCCGGGCGTGATGGGCCGGGTCGGCACGCTGCTCGGCGAGGCGGGCATCAACATCGAGGCCGCCCAGATCAGCCAGACCACCGACGGGTCCGACGCGGTGATGCTGCTGCGCGTCGACCGCCACATCGACGCGCACCTGCTGGAGCCGATCGGCGCCTCGGTGGGCGCGCACACGATCCGCGCGGTCGATTTCAACTGA
- a CDS encoding S8 family serine peptidase: protein MSRSRLPARATTAAFAVVLAAALGAPVANAADVPLADGVAPAKIDDAKLQGKLSPRLGAAQGRVTAFVELAKKPAVDAFTAAQPQGKDQAKRAAKAAKADTAAAVDSVVGQLRAADAKPQVVTQTANAVPGVVVTADAAKLREVAKRADVVAVRTVVPKTRTNASAEQLTNTLTAWQQTGKFGDGVRVGVIDDGIDYTHADFGGPGTQAAYKSIDSTKPTPLFPSAKVVGGTDLVGDDYDAATAGKTTPKPDPNPLACGEHGTHVAGTIGGFGVTADGKTFKGDYKKLDAKKVDAMQIGPGTAPKSLLYAIKVFGCTGSTNVTSQALDWALDPDGDGDFTDHLDIVNLSLGSDFGAPDDPDSLFVRKLAANNVLPVISAGNGGDINDIAGSPGNTPEALTVASTRDAGVLRDAAEVKAPTTAAGQKTGQYSQNFTGYDTLDLTAPVVALSAANAAGCAPYSAEDKAKAAGKFVFLEWDDNDSTRACGSAARANNAQAAGAKGALLSSTLEHFSAGIAGNAAIPMFQFTGSATKTLRAALTAGTLQVRLYGAGRASIQTYDKKIVDTPSSFTSRGTRGPALKPDVAAPGDTITSAFRGSGNGRTVLSGTSMAAPHTAGITALIRQSHPDWSVEEVKASVIDTAGHDVTDGAGHTYAPQRVGSGRIDAKAALDNQVLAYVVDDPGAVSVSFGTVEAAGPVTLSKTIKLVNKGVTPAEYTVGYQAVNALPGVEYTVDKPSVKLTPRGTAKVKVTLKITDPKALRKVMDPTMAATQAGLARQFVADASGRVAFTPVSGAKVPLRVSVYAAPKPVSTISTPPSVKFAPDATQAVLNLTGKGVDQGSGAQRYRSLISVLELQAESPQLPECDADVVTDCTLNKTAKGGDLRYIGAASTAPLAKAQGEPENAILAFGLSTWGDWANIGSNTSPFVDIDTTGDGQPDFETYVTKATSTDVLLATTVALTPGFPTVDIQAVNGQLGDVDTNVFDTNVLTLPVSLAALGIDANADSHRISYTVGVSGFYVAPGTTNGLIDYVGTPLSFDALAPGYTVQGGGDAALGYVAKPGTALVVTRNAASAAADNALGLLAIEHHNAAGNRANVVKVDATQGARPGNERQPIGAGRR from the coding sequence ATGAGCAGATCCCGCCTCCCCGCGCGCGCCACGACGGCGGCCTTCGCCGTCGTCTTGGCGGCCGCGCTCGGGGCGCCGGTCGCGAACGCAGCCGATGTGCCGCTCGCCGACGGCGTCGCACCCGCCAAGATCGACGACGCGAAGCTGCAGGGGAAGCTGTCGCCGCGTCTGGGGGCCGCGCAGGGCCGGGTCACCGCGTTCGTCGAACTGGCCAAGAAGCCGGCCGTCGACGCGTTCACCGCCGCGCAGCCGCAGGGCAAGGACCAGGCCAAGCGCGCCGCCAAGGCCGCCAAGGCCGACACCGCCGCCGCGGTCGACTCCGTCGTCGGCCAGCTGCGCGCGGCCGACGCCAAGCCGCAGGTCGTCACCCAGACCGCCAACGCGGTCCCCGGCGTGGTCGTCACCGCCGACGCCGCGAAGCTGCGTGAAGTCGCGAAGCGGGCCGACGTCGTCGCGGTGCGCACGGTCGTGCCGAAGACCCGCACCAACGCCAGCGCCGAGCAGCTGACCAACACCCTCACCGCCTGGCAGCAGACCGGCAAGTTCGGCGACGGGGTCCGCGTCGGCGTCATCGACGACGGCATCGACTACACCCACGCCGACTTCGGCGGCCCCGGCACGCAGGCCGCCTACAAGAGCATCGACTCCACCAAGCCGACCCCGCTCTTCCCGAGCGCCAAGGTCGTCGGCGGCACCGACCTCGTCGGTGACGACTACGACGCCGCGACGGCGGGCAAGACCACCCCGAAGCCCGACCCCAACCCGCTGGCCTGCGGTGAGCACGGCACGCACGTCGCCGGCACCATCGGCGGCTTCGGCGTCACCGCCGACGGCAAGACCTTCAAGGGCGACTACAAGAAGCTGGACGCCAAGAAGGTCGACGCGATGCAGATCGGCCCGGGCACGGCGCCGAAGTCGCTGCTCTACGCCATCAAGGTGTTCGGCTGCACCGGTTCGACGAACGTCACCTCGCAGGCCCTGGACTGGGCGCTCGACCCGGACGGCGACGGCGACTTCACCGACCACCTCGACATCGTCAACCTCTCGCTCGGCTCCGACTTCGGCGCCCCGGACGACCCGGACTCGCTGTTCGTGCGCAAGCTCGCCGCGAACAACGTCCTCCCGGTCATCTCGGCGGGCAACGGCGGCGACATCAACGACATCGCCGGCTCCCCGGGCAACACCCCCGAGGCGCTCACCGTCGCCAGCACGCGTGACGCGGGCGTCCTCCGCGACGCCGCCGAGGTCAAGGCCCCGACGACCGCCGCGGGCCAGAAGACCGGCCAGTACAGCCAGAACTTCACCGGCTACGACACGCTCGACCTGACCGCACCGGTCGTCGCCCTGTCGGCGGCGAACGCCGCGGGCTGTGCGCCGTACTCGGCCGAGGACAAGGCCAAGGCCGCCGGCAAGTTCGTCTTCCTGGAGTGGGACGACAACGACTCGACCCGTGCCTGCGGTTCGGCCGCCCGCGCCAACAACGCGCAGGCCGCCGGGGCCAAGGGCGCGCTCCTTTCGTCCACTTTGGAGCACTTCAGCGCCGGCATCGCGGGCAACGCGGCGATCCCGATGTTCCAGTTCACCGGGTCCGCCACGAAGACGCTGCGCGCGGCGCTGACCGCGGGCACGCTGCAGGTCCGGCTCTACGGCGCCGGCCGCGCCTCGATCCAGACCTACGACAAGAAGATCGTCGACACCCCGAGCTCGTTCACCTCGCGCGGTACCCGCGGCCCGGCGCTCAAGCCGGACGTCGCCGCCCCCGGTGACACGATCACCTCGGCGTTCCGCGGCAGCGGCAACGGCCGGACCGTGCTCTCCGGCACGTCGATGGCCGCCCCGCACACCGCGGGCATCACCGCGCTGATCCGCCAGTCGCACCCCGACTGGTCGGTCGAGGAGGTCAAGGCCTCGGTCATCGACACCGCCGGCCACGACGTCACCGACGGCGCGGGCCACACCTACGCGCCGCAGCGCGTCGGCAGCGGCCGGATCGACGCCAAGGCGGCGCTGGACAACCAGGTGCTCGCCTACGTCGTCGACGACCCGGGCGCGGTCAGCGTCAGCTTCGGCACGGTCGAGGCGGCCGGTCCGGTGACGCTGTCGAAGACGATCAAGCTGGTCAACAAGGGCGTCACGCCCGCCGAGTACACCGTCGGCTACCAGGCGGTCAACGCGCTGCCCGGTGTCGAGTACACAGTGGACAAGCCGTCGGTGAAGCTGACCCCGCGCGGCACCGCCAAGGTCAAGGTGACGCTGAAGATCACCGACCCCAAGGCGCTGCGCAAGGTCATGGACCCGACCATGGCGGCCACCCAGGCCGGCCTGGCCCGCCAGTTCGTCGCGGACGCCTCCGGGCGCGTCGCCTTCACGCCGGTCAGCGGCGCCAAGGTGCCGCTGCGGGTTTCGGTCTACGCCGCGCCGAAGCCGGTGTCGACGATTTCGACGCCGCCGTCGGTGAAGTTCGCCCCGGACGCCACCCAGGCGGTGCTGAACCTGACCGGCAAGGGCGTCGACCAGGGCAGCGGCGCGCAGCGGTACCGCTCGCTGATCAGCGTCCTGGAACTGCAGGCGGAGTCCCCGCAGCTGCCCGAGTGCGACGCGGACGTGGTCACCGACTGCACGCTGAACAAGACGGCCAAGGGCGGCGACCTCCGCTACATCGGCGCGGCGTCGACCGCTCCGCTGGCGAAGGCCCAGGGCGAGCCGGAGAACGCGATCCTCGCGTTCGGCCTGTCCACCTGGGGTGACTGGGCGAACATCGGCAGCAACACCTCGCCGTTCGTCGACATCGACACGACCGGGGACGGGCAGCCGGACTTCGAGACCTACGTGACCAAGGCGACGTCCACCGACGTCCTCCTGGCCACCACGGTCGCGCTGACCCCGGGCTTCCCGACCGTCGACATCCAGGCCGTCAACGGCCAGCTCGGCGACGTGGACACCAACGTGTTCGACACGAACGTGCTCACGCTGCCGGTTTCCCTGGCCGCGCTGGGCATCGATGCGAACGCCGACAGCCACCGCATTTCCTACACGGTGGGCGTCAGCGGCTTCTACGTCGCGCCGGGCACGACGAACGGGCTGATCGACTACGTCGGCACGCCGCTTTCGTTCGACGCGCTCGCGCCGGGCTACACCGTGCAGGGCGGCGGCGACGCCGCGCTGGGCTACGTCGCGAAGCCGGGCACGGCGCTGGTCGTGACCCGCAACGCGGCCTCGGCCGCGGCCGACAACGCCCTCGGGCTGCTGGCCATCGAGCACCACAACGCCGCGGGCAACCGCGCGAACGTGGTCAAGGTGGACGCGACCCAGGGTGCCCGGCCGGGGAACGAGCGTCAGCCGATCGGGGCTGGCCGCCGCTAG
- a CDS encoding 3-isopropylmalate dehydrogenase: MRLAVIPGDGIGPEVVSEALKVLGEVVPTAEITNYDLGAARWHSTGELLPESVLGELRQHDAILLGAVGDPTVPSGILERGLLLRLRFEMDHHVNLRPARLYPGVRGPLADAGDVDMVVVREGTEGPYAGTGGLIRKDTEHEIATEVSVNTAFGVRRVVADAFNRAEARPRKHLTLVHKTNVLSFAGSLWSRIVEEVSLEHPEVTVAYSHVDAATIHLVTDPSRFDVIVTDNLFGDIITDLAAAVTGGIGLAASGNLDMTRRNPSMFEPVHGSAPDIAGQGLADPTAAVLSVALLLDHLGQKEAARRIEASVAFDLATRDQSSPGATQAIGDRLAALVSSNVRTA, encoded by the coding sequence ATGCGGCTCGCGGTGATCCCAGGAGACGGGATCGGGCCCGAGGTGGTCTCCGAGGCGCTGAAGGTGCTCGGCGAGGTAGTACCGACGGCGGAGATCACGAACTACGACCTCGGCGCCGCCCGATGGCACTCGACCGGCGAGCTGCTCCCGGAGTCGGTCCTCGGCGAGCTCCGCCAGCACGACGCGATCCTGCTGGGCGCGGTCGGCGACCCGACGGTGCCGAGCGGGATTCTGGAGCGCGGCCTGCTGCTGCGCCTGCGGTTCGAGATGGACCACCACGTCAACCTGCGCCCGGCGCGGCTCTACCCGGGTGTCCGGGGCCCGCTGGCCGACGCCGGCGACGTCGACATGGTCGTCGTGCGCGAAGGCACCGAAGGCCCGTACGCGGGCACCGGCGGCCTGATCCGCAAGGACACCGAGCACGAGATCGCGACGGAGGTCAGCGTCAACACGGCGTTCGGCGTCCGGCGCGTGGTCGCGGACGCGTTCAACCGCGCCGAGGCCCGGCCGCGCAAGCACCTGACGCTGGTGCACAAGACCAACGTGCTCTCGTTCGCCGGTTCGCTGTGGTCGCGGATCGTCGAAGAGGTTTCGCTGGAGCACCCCGAGGTGACGGTCGCGTATTCGCATGTGGACGCGGCGACGATCCACCTGGTGACGGACCCGTCCCGCTTCGACGTGATCGTGACGGACAACCTGTTCGGCGACATCATCACCGACCTCGCGGCCGCGGTGACGGGCGGCATCGGCCTCGCGGCCAGCGGCAACCTGGACATGACCCGCCGCAACCCGAGCATGTTCGAGCCGGTCCACGGTTCGGCGCCGGACATCGCGGGCCAGGGCCTGGCCGACCCGACGGCCGCGGTGCTGTCGGTGGCGCTGCTGCTCGACCACCTGGGCCAGAAGGAAGCGGCCCGGCGGATCGAGGCGTCGGTGGCGTTCGACCTGGCGACGCGGGACCAGTCTTCGCCGGGGGCCACGCAGGCCATCGGCGACCGGCTGGCGGCGTTGGTGTCTTCCAACGTGCGTACTGCCTGA
- the cimA gene encoding citramalate synthase translates to MNRKEPADTPLGDAFHLYDTTLRDGAQREGISYSVQDKLAVARLLDELGVGFIEGGWPGALPKDTEFFARAAKGELKLKHAALVAFGATRKAGTTADADPQVRALLDSEAPVVTLVAKSDLRHIERALRVDVDEACAMVRDTVEFLTKEGRRVFLDAEHFFDGYAFSPETSLKVLDAAAHAGADVLVLCDTNGGQLPLGLAETVASIKEKTGFRLGIHCQDDTSCAVANSVAAVQAGATHVQCTANGYGERAGNADLFAVTGNLVTKLGLDVLPTGGAAELTRVSHALAEIANLAPYTHQAYVGASAFAHKAGLHASAIKVDPLLYNHIDPSSVGNDMRVLVTEMAGRASLELKGRELGVDLAGRPEALTSAITKVKRLEAEGWSFEAADASLELLLRQEADVPVEAPFQLESYRVVLDHRPDGEVVAEATVKVHVGGQRVIATAEGIGPVHALDAALRKALSPHLSWLDSVELADYKVRILQGHPGTDAVTRVLVESTDGEREWITVGVHGNIVEASWLALCDALVHKSTTVA, encoded by the coding sequence GTGAACCGCAAGGAGCCCGCCGATACCCCGCTCGGCGACGCCTTCCACCTCTACGACACGACCCTGCGCGACGGTGCGCAGCGGGAGGGCATCTCCTACTCCGTCCAGGACAAGCTCGCCGTCGCGCGGCTGCTGGACGAGCTCGGCGTCGGGTTCATCGAAGGCGGCTGGCCGGGGGCGCTCCCGAAGGACACCGAATTCTTCGCCCGCGCCGCGAAGGGCGAGCTCAAGCTGAAGCACGCGGCCCTCGTCGCCTTCGGGGCGACGCGCAAGGCCGGCACCACCGCCGACGCCGATCCGCAGGTGCGGGCCCTGCTCGACAGTGAGGCGCCGGTCGTCACCCTCGTTGCGAAGTCCGACCTGCGGCACATCGAACGCGCCCTGCGCGTCGACGTCGACGAGGCCTGCGCCATGGTGCGGGACACCGTCGAATTCCTCACCAAGGAAGGCCGCCGGGTCTTCCTCGACGCCGAGCACTTCTTCGACGGCTACGCGTTTTCCCCCGAGACGTCCCTCAAGGTCCTGGACGCGGCCGCCCACGCCGGCGCCGACGTCCTCGTGCTCTGCGACACCAACGGCGGCCAGCTCCCGCTCGGCCTGGCCGAGACCGTCGCGAGCATCAAGGAAAAAACCGGGTTCCGGCTGGGAATCCACTGTCAGGACGACACTTCCTGCGCCGTGGCGAACTCCGTCGCCGCGGTGCAGGCCGGCGCGACGCACGTCCAGTGCACCGCCAACGGTTACGGCGAACGGGCCGGCAACGCCGACCTGTTCGCCGTGACGGGAAACCTGGTGACCAAGCTCGGCCTCGACGTCCTCCCGACCGGAGGCGCCGCCGAGCTCACCCGGGTCTCCCATGCCCTTGCCGAAATCGCCAACCTCGCCCCCTACACCCACCAGGCTTACGTAGGGGCGTCGGCCTTCGCCCACAAGGCGGGGCTGCACGCGAGCGCGATCAAGGTGGATCCGTTGCTGTACAACCACATCGATCCGTCTTCCGTCGGCAATGACATGCGGGTACTGGTCACCGAGATGGCCGGCAGGGCCAGCCTCGAGCTCAAGGGACGTGAGCTCGGGGTCGACCTTGCCGGCCGGCCCGAGGCGCTCACGAGCGCCATCACGAAGGTCAAGCGCCTCGAAGCCGAAGGCTGGTCGTTCGAGGCCGCCGACGCCTCCCTGGAACTCCTGCTGCGTCAGGAAGCCGACGTCCCGGTCGAAGCGCCGTTCCAGCTCGAGTCCTACCGCGTGGTCCTCGACCACCGCCCGGACGGCGAGGTCGTGGCCGAGGCGACGGTCAAGGTGCACGTCGGCGGCCAGCGCGTCATCGCCACCGCGGAGGGCATCGGGCCGGTGCACGCCCTCGACGCGGCCCTCCGGAAGGCGCTGAGCCCGCACCTGTCCTGGTTGGACAGTGTGGAGCTCGCCGACTACAAGGTGCGCATCCTCCAGGGCCACCCCGGCACCGACGCGGTGACGCGCGTGCTGGTCGAAAGCACCGACGGCGAACGCGAGTGGATCACCGTCGGCGTGCACGGCAACATCGTCGAGGCCAGCTGGCTGGCGTTGTGCGACGCGCTCGTGCACAAGAGCACGACCGTGGCCTGA
- a CDS encoding fumarylacetoacetate hydrolase family protein, producing MRLARIAHPGGVAFASIEGDGDDAQVLEIAEHPFGQPNFTGKRWPLADVRLLAPILPSKVIAVGRNYAKHAAEFGNEVPSDPMLFLKPSTTVIGPHAAIRRPSGIGRVDFEGELAIVIGQPVKNVPAARAASVILGYTVANDVSARDLQKSDGQWGRAKGFDTFCPIGPWIETSIDASDLALTAEVDGELKQDGRTSDLVHKIPELVEFVSGVMTLLPGDVILTGTPEGVGPIEGGQSVSITIEGIGTLTNPVEEV from the coding sequence GTGCGCCTAGCCCGAATTGCTCATCCCGGTGGTGTCGCGTTCGCCTCGATCGAAGGCGACGGTGACGACGCCCAGGTCCTCGAAATCGCCGAACACCCCTTCGGCCAGCCGAACTTCACCGGCAAGCGGTGGCCGCTGGCCGACGTCCGGCTGCTCGCGCCGATCCTGCCGTCGAAGGTGATCGCCGTCGGCCGCAACTACGCCAAGCACGCGGCCGAGTTCGGCAACGAGGTGCCCAGCGACCCGATGCTGTTCCTCAAGCCGTCGACCACGGTCATCGGCCCCCACGCCGCCATCCGGCGCCCCTCCGGCATCGGCCGCGTCGACTTCGAGGGCGAGCTCGCCATCGTGATCGGGCAGCCGGTGAAGAACGTGCCGGCCGCCCGCGCCGCGAGCGTCATCCTCGGCTACACGGTCGCCAACGACGTCAGCGCCCGCGACCTCCAGAAGTCCGACGGCCAGTGGGGCCGCGCCAAGGGCTTCGACACCTTCTGCCCGATCGGCCCGTGGATCGAGACCTCGATCGACGCGTCCGACCTCGCGCTGACCGCCGAAGTCGACGGCGAGCTCAAGCAGGACGGCCGTACTTCGGACCTCGTCCACAAGATCCCCGAGCTGGTCGAGTTCGTCTCCGGCGTCATGACGCTGCTGCCCGGCGACGTCATCCTCACCGGCACGCCCGAAGGCGTCGGCCCGATCGAGGGCGGCCAGAGCGTCTCGATCACCATCGAAGGCATCGGCACCCTGACCAACCCGGTCGAAGAGGTCTAA
- a CDS encoding FAD-dependent oxidoreductase — protein MVEMTERTTCVVIGGGPAGMITGLLLARAGVEVTVLEKHADFLRDFRGDTVHPSTLTLLDELGLGEKFHALPHSELRSAGFPQENGDMMKLADFTRLKVAHPYIAMVPQWDFLDLLAESARKEPTFVQRMETECTGLVREHGRVAGVTYRTSGGDTGEIRADLVIAADGRWSLARREAGLVPREYDCPFDVWWFRLSRGAEEEGGMLLPKMRDRRFAVPLPRPDFYQVAYLAPKGDDLRAHGIEAFRENVTQICPEFHDRVHELATMDDVKFLDVRLNLLRKWHVDGLLCIGDAAHAMSPIGGVGINLAVQDAVAAATLLAEPLRRGRPTEAELAKVRARRLAPTLMVQGLQRLMHRTVVRGVMSGKRNGPPEPMIKAFARFPRLSYFPARLLGLGLRPEHAPAFARRPMEPVSRG, from the coding sequence ATGGTCGAGATGACCGAGCGCACGACCTGCGTCGTCATCGGTGGCGGGCCGGCCGGGATGATCACGGGGCTGCTGCTGGCCCGGGCCGGCGTCGAGGTGACGGTGCTGGAGAAGCACGCCGACTTCCTGCGCGACTTCCGCGGGGACACGGTCCACCCGTCGACGCTGACCCTGCTCGACGAACTGGGGCTCGGCGAGAAGTTCCACGCCCTGCCGCACAGCGAGCTGCGGTCGGCGGGCTTCCCCCAGGAGAACGGCGACATGATGAAGCTCGCCGACTTCACCCGACTGAAGGTGGCGCACCCGTACATCGCGATGGTGCCGCAGTGGGACTTCCTCGACCTGCTCGCCGAAAGCGCGCGCAAGGAGCCGACGTTCGTCCAGCGGATGGAGACCGAGTGCACCGGCCTGGTCCGGGAGCACGGCCGGGTCGCGGGCGTCACCTACCGCACCAGCGGCGGTGACACCGGCGAAATCCGCGCCGACCTGGTGATCGCCGCCGACGGCCGCTGGTCGCTGGCCCGCCGGGAGGCCGGCCTGGTGCCGCGGGAGTACGACTGCCCGTTCGACGTCTGGTGGTTCCGGCTCTCGCGCGGCGCGGAGGAGGAAGGCGGCATGCTGCTGCCGAAGATGCGCGACCGCCGGTTCGCGGTGCCGCTCCCCCGGCCGGACTTCTACCAGGTCGCCTACCTCGCCCCGAAGGGCGACGACCTGCGGGCCCACGGCATCGAGGCGTTCCGGGAGAACGTCACGCAGATCTGCCCCGAGTTCCACGACCGGGTGCACGAGCTGGCGACGATGGACGACGTCAAGTTCCTCGACGTGCGGCTCAACCTGCTGCGCAAGTGGCACGTCGACGGGCTGCTGTGCATCGGCGACGCGGCGCACGCGATGTCGCCGATCGGCGGCGTGGGCATCAACCTCGCGGTGCAGGACGCGGTCGCGGCGGCGACGCTGCTGGCCGAGCCGCTGCGCCGGGGCCGTCCGACGGAAGCCGAGCTGGCGAAGGTGCGGGCGCGGCGGCTGGCGCCGACGCTGATGGTGCAGGGGCTGCAGCGCCTGATGCACCGGACCGTGGTGCGCGGGGTGATGAGCGGCAAGCGCAACGGCCCGCCGGAGCCGATGATCAAGGCGTTCGCGCGGTTCCCGCGGCTGTCGTACTTCCCGGCCCGGCTCCTCGGCCTGGGGCTGCGGCCGGAGCACGCTCCGGCGTTCGCCCGGCGGCCGATGGAGCCGGTGAGCCGGGGTTAG
- a CDS encoding HAD family hydrolase: MCLDIDDTLIDCTAAIRRSLHILTGRGDLWPLWDLITEEHVALVVAGELDYATMHQRRTDCFLAEIGICADAEQVSSFERRRRELLDHSWQLFDDVLDCLEWLRAAGLMLAAVTNASGVHQRKKIADLGLAPFFDHVAIAGELGVAKPDPVMFHTVCLGLGCAPAQAVHVGDKLDTDAIGARDAGLGAVWLDRDRIGERAPEGVHTVAGLAELPELLVSEYATIGVPAQRRSGTPAFTVRNGVL; the protein is encoded by the coding sequence GTGTGCCTGGACATCGACGACACGCTCATCGACTGCACCGCCGCGATCCGCCGCAGCCTCCACATCCTCACCGGCCGGGGCGACCTGTGGCCGTTGTGGGACCTCATCACCGAAGAACACGTCGCCCTGGTGGTGGCGGGCGAACTCGACTACGCGACGATGCACCAGCGGCGCACGGACTGCTTCCTCGCCGAAATCGGCATCTGCGCCGACGCCGAGCAGGTGAGCTCCTTCGAGCGGCGCCGCCGGGAACTGCTGGACCACTCGTGGCAGCTGTTCGACGACGTCCTCGACTGCCTGGAGTGGCTGCGCGCGGCCGGTCTGATGCTGGCCGCCGTGACGAACGCCTCGGGCGTCCACCAGCGGAAGAAAATCGCCGACCTGGGCCTCGCACCGTTCTTCGACCACGTGGCCATCGCGGGCGAACTGGGCGTGGCCAAACCCGATCCGGTGATGTTCCACACGGTGTGCCTCGGGCTGGGCTGCGCCCCGGCCCAGGCGGTCCACGTGGGGGACAAACTGGACACGGACGCCATCGGAGCCCGCGACGCCGGTCTTGGAGCGGTCTGGCTCGACCGCGACCGCATCGGCGAGCGCGCGCCCGAGGGTGTCCACACGGTGGCCGGCCTTGCGGAGCTGCCTGAGCTGCTGGTTTCGGAGTACGCGACGATCGGCGTCCCGGCCCAGCGCCGTAGTGGCACCCCCGCGTTCACGGTCCGGAACGGCGTGCTCTAG